One genomic segment of Microvirga ossetica includes these proteins:
- a CDS encoding substrate-binding domain-containing protein, translated as MRRTLLLAAAVLALSAGQALAKKQLVIVVKGLDNPFFEAINQGCQKWNKENAGSEYECFYTGPASTSDEAGEAQIVQDMLGKADTAAIAISPSNAKLIAQTLKTSNPTIPVMTLDADLAAEDSALRKTYLGTDNYLMGARIGEYIKKAKPKGGTVCLIEGNPGADNILRRAQGTRDTLSGQKGLAALKGEGGWTEVAGCPVFTNDDGAKGVQAMTDILAANPKLDAFAIEGGWPLFGAPQPYRDLFKPLAARIASNDFVISAADTIGAEVAIAREGLVTALVGQRPFEMGYKAPSVMLNLIAGKKVEDPVFTGLDECTKDTVDTCIQK; from the coding sequence ATGAGAAGGACATTGTTGCTCGCTGCCGCCGTTTTAGCACTCAGCGCCGGACAGGCGCTGGCCAAGAAGCAGTTGGTCATCGTCGTGAAAGGCCTCGATAACCCATTTTTTGAGGCGATCAACCAAGGTTGCCAAAAGTGGAATAAAGAAAACGCGGGATCGGAGTATGAATGTTTCTACACCGGTCCCGCATCAACCTCCGACGAAGCTGGCGAGGCGCAGATCGTCCAGGATATGTTGGGCAAGGCCGACACCGCTGCGATAGCTATTTCGCCTTCGAACGCGAAGCTGATTGCCCAGACCCTCAAGACATCCAATCCGACGATCCCGGTAATGACGCTCGATGCTGATCTGGCCGCTGAGGACTCGGCACTGCGCAAGACCTATCTGGGAACCGACAACTACCTGATGGGCGCCCGCATCGGCGAGTACATCAAGAAGGCCAAGCCCAAGGGTGGAACGGTGTGTCTAATCGAAGGCAATCCGGGCGCTGATAACATCCTGCGCCGCGCCCAGGGCACGCGAGATACGCTGAGCGGCCAGAAGGGACTTGCAGCCCTGAAGGGAGAAGGCGGCTGGACCGAGGTCGCGGGCTGTCCGGTCTTTACCAATGATGACGGCGCCAAGGGTGTTCAGGCAATGACCGACATCCTCGCAGCCAATCCGAAACTCGATGCGTTCGCGATCGAGGGTGGCTGGCCGCTGTTCGGCGCACCGCAACCCTACCGCGATCTGTTCAAACCGCTTGCCGCCCGCATCGCCAGCAACGATTTCGTCATCTCGGCGGCCGACACGATCGGTGCCGAAGTTGCGATCGCGCGCGAAGGCTTGGTTACGGCGCTTGTCGGCCAGCGACCGTTCGAGATGGGCTACAAGGCGCCGTCGGTGATGCTGAACCTCATCGCGGGCAAGAAAGTAGAGGATCCGGTGTTCACCGGACTCGACGAATGCACGAAGGATACGGTCGACACCTGTATCCAGAAGTAG